From the genome of Mus musculus strain CAST/Ei chromosome 11 genomic patch of type NOVEL, GRCm38.p6 PATCHES CAST/EI_MMCHR11_CTG5, one region includes:
- the Slfn8 gene encoding schlafen family member 8 isoform 2 (isoform 2 is encoded by transcript variant 2; The RefSeq protein has 28 substitutions compared to this genomic sequence), translating to METHPSLAVKWSCPDLTIYAGEVTIGEEDRNKMDSKKRKLEKTRITEAACALLNSGGGLIAMQMTNKSEHPVEMGQDLEKSLRELIMSPNMQAFFETKQQEDQFYIFVKSWSCRPEDGSTKPRICSLGSSLYCRSITSKVAMDSREAFEFLKDKKACIKYRPTDDGAPPAKIPRAMCQNSLESNPAFEIFQSKKLEYGQCLLFSESTSIEFKQFSTKHVQAYMKNIIPEYISAFANTQGGYLFIGVDDKRIILGCPKDNVDRDSLKTVANETISKVPVFHFCSSKDKDKVSYETRVIDVFQEGNLYGYLCVIKVEPFCCAVFSEAPISWMVDKEKGVYRLNTEEWVRMMVDFGPEASSKDLSKDFECQLSLCNSPPHCRPVYSKKGLQHKVDLQQRLFQGQKESARQ from the exons ATGGAGACACATCCCTCCTTAGCAGTGAAATGGTTGTGCCCAGACTTGACCATCTATGCAGGAGAAGTGACTATCGGagaaaaagatagaaataaaatggactcaaagaaaagaaagctggagAAGACAAGAATTACAGAGGCTGCTTGTGCTCTGTTAAACTCTGGAGGAGGATTAATTGTTATGCAAATGACTAACAAGAGTGAGCATCCTATGGAGATGGGACAGGACTTGGAAAAGTCTTTGAGAGAGCTTATTATGTCCCCTAATATGCAGGCTTTCTTTGAGACCAAGCAACAAGAGGACCAgttctacatttttattaaatcttgGAGCTGCAGCCCTGAAGATGGTTCTACTAAGCCTCGAATTTGCAGCCTGGGCTCTTCCCTGTACTGTAGATCTTTAACTTCTAAGGTTGCCATGAATTCAAGAGAAGCATTTGaatttctgaaagaaaagaaggcaTTTATCGAATACAGTCCGACTGATGACAGAGCTCCACCTGCTAAAATTCCCAGAACCATGTGTCAGAACAGCCTTGAATCAAATCCAGCTTTTGAAATTTTCCAAAGTAAGAAACTTGAATATGGCCAACGCTTGCGTTTTTCTGAATCCCCATCTATAGAGTTTAAACAATTCTCTACCAAACACGTCCAAGAATATATGAAAAACATAATTCCAGAGTACATCTCCGCATTTGCAAACACCCAGGGAGGCTATCTTTTCATTGGAGTGGATGATGAGAGTATCATCCTGGGATGCCCAAAAGACAACGTTGACCGTGACTCTTTGAAAACTGTGACAAATGAAGCAATCTCCAAGTTGccagttttccatttttgttcatCTAAAGACAAGGACAAGGTGTCTTATGAGACCAGAGTCATAGATGTGTTTCAAGGGGGAAATTTGTATGGTTATCTCTGTGTGATCAAAGTAGAGCCGTTCTGCTGTGCAGTGTTCTCAGAGGCTCCCATTTCATGGATGGTAGACAAGAAGAAAGGTGTCTACAGACTGAACACTGAGGAATGGGTACACATGATGGTGGATGTTGGCCCAG AGGCATCTTCCAAAGATCTATCTAAAGATTTTGAATGTCAGCTGAGTCTATGCAACAGCCCCCCACACTGCAGACCAGTGTATTCTAAAAAAGGACTGCAGCATAAAGTTGACCTGCAGCAGCGTTTATTTCAAG